Proteins found in one Pectobacterium atrosepticum genomic segment:
- a CDS encoding AraC family transcriptional regulator, translated as MANDWLELRQHADTGIETIKAHFEGHAYDPHWHDSYLVGLTLSGTQQFHCRRERHRSRPGDAFLLEPGEIHDGDAPVDGGFTYLTFYLDEQWLTNALHGLYESTPGSYSLHFAQTLTREPQLVRSISDSFTTLHNDEMKIVQQSSMDKLLSQITAHCHWRKRLPSQLQSTAVAHRARDYLYAHMGENIGLSDLARETGTDRFTLTRCFKREFHLAPHAWFIQLRLAKARQLLAYGDQPADVAAALGFSDQSHLGRWFQRAYRISPAHYRRLCTNLPDVSRR; from the coding sequence ATGGCGAACGACTGGCTTGAGCTACGTCAGCATGCAGATACGGGAATTGAAACGATCAAGGCGCACTTTGAGGGGCACGCCTACGATCCACATTGGCACGACAGCTACCTCGTGGGGTTGACCCTTTCCGGCACGCAGCAGTTTCACTGCCGCCGTGAGCGGCATCGTAGTCGCCCAGGTGACGCATTTTTGCTGGAACCGGGTGAAATCCACGACGGCGATGCGCCGGTAGATGGCGGGTTTACCTATCTGACATTTTACCTCGACGAGCAGTGGCTGACCAATGCGCTGCACGGCTTGTATGAATCCACTCCCGGAAGTTACTCGCTCCATTTTGCGCAAACACTAACGCGCGAGCCACAACTGGTTCGTTCGATTAGCGACTCGTTCACCACGCTTCACAACGATGAAATGAAAATCGTGCAGCAGAGCTCCATGGATAAGCTGCTCTCGCAGATTACCGCGCATTGTCACTGGCGAAAAAGGTTACCATCGCAACTGCAAAGTACTGCGGTAGCCCATCGCGCACGCGATTATCTTTATGCTCACATGGGCGAAAACATCGGCCTGTCTGACCTCGCTCGGGAGACAGGCACCGATCGCTTCACGCTGACACGTTGCTTTAAACGTGAATTTCATCTGGCTCCGCACGCCTGGTTTATCCAGCTTCGTTTGGCGAAAGCTCGGCAATTACTGGCGTACGGCGATCAGCCTGCCGACGTGGCTGCGGCCTTGGGTTTCTCCGATCAAAGCCATCTTGGTCGCTGGTTTCAGCGGGCATACCGGATCTCGCCTGCCCATTACCGTCGGTTATGCACAAACCTTCCAGACGTTTCCAGAAGATAG
- a CDS encoding LysE family translocator — MNLMPFLLFAFVASITPGPTNILILTNSQRYGVRNTLPAVVGACMAASAIVLISGAGAGEMLRQYPVVRQVMGWAGVLWLSWMSWQLFRAPAVNLSGESHNRFTARAAALLQVINPKTWMMALAVVSLFAPAGEQVLRDVSIMALWFFIISIACLVCWAWLGKAVNRVFRTSVAMVRFQRLMALCLFVSAWGGMLA; from the coding sequence GTGAATTTAATGCCGTTTTTGCTGTTTGCGTTTGTCGCCTCGATAACACCGGGGCCAACTAATATCCTGATTCTGACCAACAGCCAGCGCTATGGCGTGAGAAACACGCTACCCGCTGTAGTCGGTGCCTGTATGGCAGCAAGCGCTATCGTGTTGATTTCGGGTGCCGGTGCGGGGGAGATGCTGCGTCAGTATCCGGTCGTACGTCAGGTGATGGGCTGGGCAGGAGTGTTGTGGCTAAGCTGGATGAGCTGGCAGTTATTCAGGGCGCCAGCGGTTAATCTCTCTGGCGAATCGCATAACCGTTTTACGGCTCGCGCAGCGGCGTTGTTACAGGTAATTAACCCGAAAACGTGGATGATGGCATTGGCCGTCGTCAGCCTGTTCGCCCCTGCGGGTGAGCAGGTATTGCGGGATGTATCGATAATGGCTCTGTGGTTTTTTATTATCTCGATTGCATGTTTGGTGTGCTGGGCATGGCTGGGGAAGGCTGTGAACAGGGTGTTTCGCACCAGCGTTGCGATGGTGCGATTTCAGCGCCTGATGGCGCTGTGTCTGTTCGTTTCCGCTTGGGGAGGAATGCTCGCTTAG
- a CDS encoding transcriptional regulator → MQREDVLEHALTLLEQHGFAMTTLDMLAEKLGVPVEELTPFWPDREALLYDGLRHHSQQVDTWRRQLLLDDEKSIEQKLLARYQVLHESVNKQRYPGCLFIAACSFFPDINHPIHQIAEQQKLASYSYTRDLLEELETDDPEMVAQQMELILEGCLSNLLVKHQAASIATAQRLAEDVLRFALCRKGGALT, encoded by the coding sequence ATGCAACGGGAAGATGTTCTTGAACATGCGCTTACTCTGCTGGAGCAGCACGGATTCGCCATGACGACGCTGGATATGCTGGCGGAGAAACTGGGGGTTCCTGTCGAGGAACTGACACCGTTCTGGCCGGATCGGGAGGCGCTGCTGTACGACGGCCTGCGTCACCACAGCCAACAGGTCGATACTTGGCGGCGTCAGTTGCTACTGGACGATGAGAAAAGTATCGAACAAAAGCTGCTGGCACGCTATCAGGTGCTGCATGAGTCTGTGAACAAACAGCGTTATCCGGGTTGCTTGTTTATCGCAGCGTGCAGCTTCTTCCCTGATATCAATCACCCTATCCACCAGATCGCGGAACAACAGAAGCTGGCTTCCTACAGCTACACCCGCGATTTGCTGGAAGAGCTAGAAACCGACGATCCCGAGATGGTCGCACAACAGATGGAACTGATTCTGGAAGGCTGCCTGAGCAACCTGCTTGTCAAGCATCAGGCCGCCAGCATCGCCACCGCACAACGGCTAGCAGAGGATGTATTACGCTTCGCGTTGTGCCGCAAGGGTGGGGCGTTGACCTAA
- the dsbD gene encoding protein-disulfide reductase DsbD, with translation MAQRIFTLIFLLWTAVGTPQVAASSFGQKLFGNSTTSRFLPVDGAFAFEFQQQGNQLNLRWDIHPDYYLYRAQIKIEGNGATLGKVELPQGESHNDEFFGQVFILRDRLALAVPIEQAESGATVKVTYQGCADAGFCYPPETRTVPLSQVLATANTDSPINTLSGQTAPPQTTPMPFSPWWALLIGIGVAFTPCVLPMYPLIASLVLGRKEQLTPRRTLLLSMTYVQGMALTYTLLGLIVAAAGLRFQAALQHPYILIGLSVMFIALALSMFGLYTLQLPSSVQTRLTEWSNRQQGGSVTGVFCMGALAGLICSPCTTAPLSAILLYIAQSGNMLAGGGTLYLYALGMGLPLILVTLFGNKLLPRSGPWMQYVKEAFGFIILALPVFLLERILGEAWGIRLWSALGIAFFGWALMLTLSSKKGWMRGVQLLLLAGVVISAKPLQDWVFPPTGTAQTHTSALNFAPVANIADLNSALAKSPQPVMLDLYADWCVACKEFEKYTFSDPAVQNHLSRITLLQADVTANREEQNALLKKLQVLGLPTIVFFDTQGKEIPGSRVTGFMNAEQFQAHLQKFSP, from the coding sequence ATGGCTCAACGCATCTTTACGCTGATTTTCCTGTTATGGACAGCTGTCGGCACACCCCAGGTGGCCGCCTCTTCTTTTGGTCAGAAACTGTTTGGCAACAGCACGACATCACGGTTTCTACCTGTCGATGGTGCTTTCGCCTTTGAGTTTCAGCAGCAAGGAAACCAGCTCAATCTGCGCTGGGACATCCATCCCGATTACTATCTGTACCGCGCGCAAATCAAGATCGAAGGGAACGGCGCTACGCTTGGTAAGGTGGAGTTGCCACAGGGCGAAAGCCATAACGACGAGTTTTTCGGTCAGGTCTTTATTCTACGGGATCGATTGGCGCTAGCGGTTCCGATTGAACAAGCCGAAAGCGGTGCGACCGTCAAAGTGACCTATCAAGGCTGCGCCGATGCGGGTTTCTGCTATCCGCCAGAAACGCGAACCGTTCCTCTCAGCCAAGTGCTTGCTACCGCAAACACGGATTCACCAATCAATACGTTATCAGGCCAGACCGCACCGCCGCAGACTACGCCCATGCCGTTCTCACCGTGGTGGGCGTTACTGATTGGCATCGGCGTCGCCTTTACCCCCTGCGTCCTGCCGATGTATCCGCTGATTGCCAGTCTGGTGCTGGGCAGAAAAGAACAGCTGACGCCGCGCCGCACGCTGCTGCTGTCGATGACTTATGTTCAGGGCATGGCGCTGACCTACACGCTGCTCGGGCTGATTGTCGCTGCCGCGGGATTACGCTTTCAGGCAGCGCTCCAGCATCCATACATTCTGATTGGTCTGTCGGTGATGTTTATCGCATTGGCACTGTCGATGTTTGGCCTCTATACGCTCCAGCTCCCGTCATCGGTACAAACCCGGCTGACTGAGTGGAGCAACCGCCAGCAGGGCGGCTCGGTCACCGGCGTATTCTGCATGGGCGCGCTGGCCGGTCTGATTTGTTCACCCTGCACCACTGCCCCACTCAGCGCCATCCTGCTTTACATCGCGCAGAGCGGTAACATGCTGGCAGGCGGCGGCACGCTTTATCTCTACGCGCTGGGCATGGGCTTACCGCTGATTCTGGTCACGCTGTTTGGCAATAAACTGCTACCGCGTAGCGGCCCGTGGATGCAGTACGTTAAAGAAGCCTTTGGCTTCATCATTCTGGCGCTGCCTGTCTTCCTACTCGAACGCATTCTCGGTGAGGCTTGGGGAATACGCCTGTGGAGCGCATTGGGCATCGCCTTCTTCGGCTGGGCGCTCATGCTGACGCTGAGCAGCAAAAAAGGCTGGATGCGTGGCGTGCAGTTGCTGTTACTGGCAGGCGTGGTGATCAGCGCCAAACCGCTGCAAGACTGGGTATTCCCCCCAACTGGCACGGCGCAGACCCACACCTCGGCACTGAACTTCGCTCCAGTCGCTAATATTGCCGATCTCAACAGCGCGCTGGCAAAGAGCCCTCAGCCTGTTATGCTCGACCTTTACGCAGACTGGTGCGTGGCCTGCAAAGAGTTTGAGAAATACACATTCAGCGACCCAGCGGTGCAAAACCATCTGTCACGCATAACACTGCTACAGGCAGACGTTACCGCTAACCGCGAAGAACAGAACGCACTGCTGAAAAAGCTACAGGTTTTAGGGTTGCCGACCATCGTGTTTTTTGACACTCAGGGGAAAGAGATCCCCGGCTCGCGCGTCACCGGCTTTATGAACGCTGAACAATTTCAGGCACATTTGCAGAAGTTCAGCCCATAA
- the cutA gene encoding divalent cation tolerance protein CutA, which produces MSDRPLCDAVVILCTAPDDACAQRLANSLLETRLAACVTLLPGARSLYYWEGKLEQQSEVQMLIKSDTSHQQALLTHLKQQHPYDTPELLVLPVSGGDSDYLTWLNASLR; this is translated from the coding sequence ATGTCTGACCGCCCGCTTTGCGATGCTGTCGTCATATTATGTACCGCACCTGACGATGCCTGTGCGCAACGGCTTGCCAACTCGCTGCTGGAAACGCGGCTTGCTGCCTGTGTCACCCTGCTGCCCGGCGCCCGTTCGCTCTATTACTGGGAAGGCAAGCTCGAACAGCAATCAGAAGTACAAATGCTGATAAAAAGCGATACCTCACATCAGCAAGCGCTGCTGACTCATCTGAAACAACAACACCCTTATGATACGCCGGAGCTGCTCGTCCTGCCGGTATCTGGGGGCGATAGCGATTATCTGACATGGCTCAACGCATCTTTACGCTGA
- a CDS encoding anaerobic C4-dicarboxylate transporter, which translates to MLGLELFIVLLAIYLGARLGGIGIGFAGGLGVLVLTLGFQIKPGVIPFDVIEIIMAVIAAIAAMQVAGGMDYLVSLAEKLLRKHPKYVTFLAPLVTYFMTILAGTGHTAFSTLPVIAEVAKEQGIRPSRPLSIAVVASQIAITASPISAAVVFVAGILEPHGVSYLLLLGICIPTTLAAIMLTAIVTNFLGKELKDDPIYQERLKKGETTRRSNSQHEIKPGAKLSVMLFLIGIIAVVLYATAISGTVGLIQNPVLPRNEAIVVFMLTIATLICITCKIDTSRILSASTFKSGMSACICVMGVAWLGDTFVKAHISDIQDTAGALLQSYPWMLAVVLFFAATLLYSQAATAKALMPAALLLGVSPVTAVASFAAVSALFVLPTYPTLLAAVEMDDTGSTRIGKFVFNHSFLIPGVIAITLSVIFGFILGSILI; encoded by the coding sequence ATGCTTGGTCTTGAGTTATTCATTGTTCTGCTCGCCATCTATTTGGGGGCACGACTAGGAGGCATCGGCATTGGTTTCGCCGGTGGCCTAGGAGTGCTTGTACTTACGTTAGGGTTTCAGATAAAGCCCGGCGTAATCCCTTTTGATGTCATTGAAATTATCATGGCCGTTATCGCCGCCATCGCTGCCATGCAGGTGGCGGGTGGAATGGATTATTTGGTCAGTCTGGCGGAGAAATTGCTGCGTAAACACCCGAAATACGTCACCTTTCTCGCGCCACTGGTCACCTACTTCATGACGATTCTAGCAGGAACCGGGCACACCGCATTTTCCACTCTGCCGGTTATCGCCGAGGTCGCCAAAGAGCAAGGTATTCGCCCTTCTCGCCCACTCTCGATCGCCGTTGTCGCGTCGCAAATCGCCATTACCGCCTCACCAATCTCTGCGGCGGTGGTGTTTGTCGCCGGTATTCTTGAACCGCATGGCGTCAGCTACCTGCTGCTGTTAGGGATCTGTATTCCTACCACGTTGGCAGCGATCATGTTGACGGCGATTGTGACTAACTTCCTAGGCAAAGAGCTGAAAGACGATCCGATTTATCAGGAACGTCTGAAAAAAGGGGAAACCACGCGGCGCAGTAATAGTCAGCATGAGATCAAACCGGGTGCCAAGCTGTCCGTGATGCTGTTTCTGATTGGCATCATCGCGGTCGTTCTGTATGCGACGGCAATCAGCGGCACCGTTGGGTTGATTCAGAACCCGGTTCTGCCACGTAATGAAGCGATCGTAGTCTTCATGCTGACCATCGCCACGCTGATTTGCATCACTTGCAAGATCGATACCTCACGCATCCTCTCTGCCAGCACGTTTAAGTCCGGCATGAGCGCCTGTATCTGCGTAATGGGCGTTGCCTGGCTGGGCGATACCTTTGTTAAAGCGCATATTTCCGATATTCAGGACACCGCAGGCGCACTGCTGCAAAGCTACCCGTGGATGCTGGCCGTCGTGTTGTTCTTCGCCGCCACGCTGCTTTATTCTCAGGCGGCAACGGCGAAGGCGCTGATGCCTGCCGCGCTGCTGCTGGGCGTATCTCCGGTCACGGCGGTGGCTTCTTTTGCTGCCGTTTCTGCCCTGTTCGTTCTGCCTACCTACCCAACCCTGCTGGCGGCGGTGGAGATGGACGACACCGGCTCAACGCGCATCGGCAAGTTTGTGTTTAACCACTCCTTCCTGATTCCCGGCGTGATCGCCATTACGCTGTCGGTGATATTTGGCTTTATCCTCGGCAGCATCCTGATCTAA
- the aspA gene encoding aspartate ammonia-lyase, which translates to MSENIRIEEDLLGTREVPADAYYGVHTLRAVENFYISNNKISDIPEFVRGMVMVKKAAALANKELQTIPKKIADVIIRACDEVLNNGKCMDQFPVDVYQGGAGTSVNMNTNEVLANIGLELMGHQKGEYQYLNPNDHLNKCQSTNDAYPTGFRIAVYAAILKLTDAIAKLSDGFEHKAKEFEDVLKMGRTQLQDAVPMTLGQEFHAFNVLLQEEIKNLLRTAELLLEVNLGATAIGTRLNTPDGYQQLAVQRLAEVSGLPCVPAEDLIEATSDCGAYVMVHSSLKRLAVKLSKICNDLRLLSSGPRAGLNEINLPELQAGSSIMPAKVNPVVPEVVNQVCFKVIGNDTCVTMASEAGQLQLNVMEPVIGQAMFESTHILTNACYNLLEKCVSGITANKGVCEAYVFNSIGIVTYLNPFIGHHNGDIVGRICAETGKSVREVVLERGLLTEAELDDIFSIQNLMHPAYKAKRYTDENELP; encoded by the coding sequence ATGTCAGAAAACATCCGTATTGAAGAAGACCTGTTAGGCACCCGAGAAGTTCCCGCAGACGCGTATTATGGCGTTCATACGCTGCGCGCCGTCGAAAACTTCTATATCAGTAACAATAAAATCAGTGACATTCCCGAGTTCGTACGCGGCATGGTCATGGTGAAGAAAGCCGCCGCGCTGGCGAACAAAGAGCTACAAACTATCCCGAAAAAAATCGCCGACGTCATCATCCGCGCCTGTGATGAAGTTCTGAATAACGGCAAATGCATGGACCAGTTCCCAGTAGATGTGTATCAGGGGGGAGCAGGTACGTCGGTCAACATGAATACCAACGAAGTATTAGCCAATATTGGTCTGGAGCTGATGGGCCACCAGAAAGGCGAATACCAGTATCTGAACCCCAACGATCATCTGAATAAATGCCAATCCACCAATGATGCCTACCCCACCGGATTTCGTATCGCGGTCTACGCGGCCATACTGAAATTGACGGATGCGATAGCGAAGTTGAGCGATGGCTTCGAGCACAAAGCCAAAGAATTTGAAGACGTTCTGAAGATGGGGCGGACCCAGTTGCAGGACGCCGTGCCAATGACGCTCGGTCAGGAATTTCATGCGTTTAACGTGCTGTTGCAAGAGGAAATCAAAAACCTGCTGCGCACGGCGGAACTGCTACTTGAAGTCAATCTGGGGGCCACCGCGATCGGTACACGCCTGAACACACCAGACGGCTACCAGCAACTGGCGGTACAGCGTTTGGCGGAAGTCAGCGGCCTGCCGTGTGTGCCAGCAGAAGACTTGATCGAAGCCACGTCAGACTGTGGTGCCTATGTAATGGTACACAGTTCGCTGAAGCGTCTGGCTGTGAAGCTGTCGAAGATTTGTAATGACCTGCGTTTGCTCTCTTCCGGCCCTCGCGCTGGCCTGAATGAAATCAACCTGCCAGAGTTGCAGGCGGGTTCCTCCATCATGCCTGCCAAAGTTAACCCCGTGGTGCCGGAAGTCGTCAATCAAGTGTGCTTCAAGGTCATCGGTAACGACACCTGCGTCACTATGGCGTCGGAGGCCGGGCAATTACAGTTAAACGTGATGGAGCCGGTTATCGGTCAGGCAATGTTTGAATCAACCCACATTCTGACTAACGCCTGCTACAACCTGCTGGAGAAATGCGTCAGCGGTATCACCGCTAATAAGGGCGTCTGCGAAGCCTATGTTTTCAACTCCATCGGAATTGTGACGTACCTGAACCCGTTCATCGGCCACCACAATGGCGACATTGTCGGCAGAATCTGTGCGGAAACAGGAAAGAGCGTGCGTGAAGTCGTACTGGAGCGCGGTCTGCTGACAGAAGCTGAGCTGGATGACATTTTCTCCATCCAGAACCTGATGCACCCAGCGTACAAAGCCAAACGCTACACTGATGAAAACGAGCTTCCTTAA
- a CDS encoding FxsA family protein, with product MRWLPLLLIFLLAYIEISLFIHVAEVMGVAMTLLLVVFTSCLGVSLVRNQGMKTLVQMQQKMAAGESPAAEMVKSVSLVLAGFLLLIPGFLTDFLGLLLLLPPVQKSLTLKLMPHLNIWRSGAGAPPSGGNTFEGEYQRKDGGRGNIEHRDDRDDR from the coding sequence GTGCGCTGGTTACCGTTATTACTTATTTTTCTTTTAGCTTACATCGAGATATCGCTGTTTATTCACGTGGCTGAAGTGATGGGCGTCGCCATGACGCTGCTGCTGGTGGTCTTCACATCCTGTCTGGGCGTTTCGCTGGTGCGCAATCAGGGGATGAAAACGCTGGTGCAGATGCAGCAGAAAATGGCGGCAGGTGAAAGTCCTGCGGCCGAAATGGTAAAAAGCGTTTCGCTGGTGTTGGCGGGCTTCCTGCTCCTGATTCCGGGCTTCCTGACTGACTTTCTGGGGCTGTTGCTGTTACTGCCGCCTGTGCAGAAAAGCCTGACGTTAAAGCTGATGCCTCACTTGAACATCTGGCGTTCCGGTGCCGGTGCACCGCCTTCCGGCGGGAACACTTTTGAAGGTGAATACCAGCGCAAGGACGGTGGGCGCGGAAATATTGAACACCGAGACGATCGGGACGACCGTTAA
- a CDS encoding co-chaperone GroES → MDFLKGELSMNIRPLHDRVIVKRKEVESKSAGGIVLTGSAAGKSTRGEVLAIGHGRILENGEVKPLDVKVGDIVIFNDGYGVKAEKIDNEEVLIMSESDILAIVEA, encoded by the coding sequence ATGGACTTTCTCAAAGGAGAGCTATCAATGAATATTCGTCCATTGCATGACCGCGTGATCGTCAAGCGCAAAGAAGTCGAGTCAAAATCTGCTGGCGGTATCGTACTGACTGGTTCCGCTGCTGGTAAATCTACCCGTGGTGAAGTTCTGGCCATAGGTCACGGACGTATCCTGGAAAATGGCGAAGTGAAGCCGCTGGATGTGAAAGTGGGCGACATCGTTATTTTCAATGATGGCTATGGCGTGAAAGCAGAAAAGATCGATAACGAAGAAGTGTTGATCATGTCTGAAAGCGACATTCTGGCAATTGTTGAAGCGTAA
- the groL gene encoding chaperonin GroEL — protein sequence MAAKDVKFGNDARVKMLRGVNVLADAVKVTLGPKGRNVVLDKSFGAPTITKDGVSVAREIELEDKFENMGAQMVKEVASKANDAAGDGTTTATVLAQSIITEGLKAVAAGMNPMDLKRGIDKAVIAAVEELKKQSVPCSDFKAIAQVGTISANSDETVGKLIAEAMEKVGKEGVITVEEGTGLQDELDVVEGMQFDRGYLSPYFINKPETGSIELESPFILLADKKISNIREMLPVLEAVAKAGKPLLIIAEDVEGEALATLVVNTMRGIVKVAAVKAPGFGDRRKAMLQDIATLTAGTVISEEIGLELEKATLEDLGQAKRVVINKDTTIIIDGVGDEVAIQGRVTQIRQQIEDATSDYDKEKLQERVAKLAGGVAVIKVGAATEVEMKEKKARVEDALHATRAAVEEGVVAGGGVALIRAAASISVSGLKGDNEDQNVGIKVALRAMESPLRQIVINAGEEASVIANTVKAGEGSYGYNAYTEEYGDMIAMGILDPTKVTRSALQYAASIAGLMITTECMVTDLPKGDAPDLGAGGMGGMGGMGGMM from the coding sequence ATGGCAGCTAAAGACGTAAAATTCGGTAATGACGCTCGCGTAAAAATGCTGCGCGGCGTGAATGTACTGGCTGATGCAGTGAAGGTTACCCTGGGCCCGAAAGGCCGTAACGTAGTTTTGGATAAATCCTTCGGTGCACCGACCATTACTAAAGACGGTGTATCTGTTGCGCGTGAAATCGAACTGGAAGACAAGTTTGAGAACATGGGCGCACAGATGGTGAAAGAAGTTGCCTCTAAAGCGAATGACGCAGCAGGCGACGGCACCACGACCGCAACCGTATTGGCTCAGTCCATCATCACTGAAGGCCTGAAAGCTGTTGCTGCGGGCATGAACCCGATGGATCTGAAGCGCGGCATCGACAAAGCAGTGATTGCTGCTGTTGAAGAATTGAAAAAACAATCTGTTCCTTGCTCTGATTTTAAAGCAATCGCACAGGTTGGTACCATCTCTGCAAACTCCGACGAAACCGTGGGTAAATTGATTGCAGAAGCGATGGAGAAAGTGGGTAAAGAAGGCGTTATCACCGTTGAAGAAGGCACAGGCCTGCAAGACGAGTTGGACGTGGTTGAAGGTATGCAGTTTGACCGTGGCTACCTGTCTCCGTACTTCATCAACAAGCCGGAAACCGGTTCTATTGAGCTGGAAAGCCCGTTCATTCTGCTTGCCGACAAAAAAATCTCCAACATCCGTGAAATGCTGCCAGTACTGGAAGCCGTAGCGAAAGCGGGTAAACCGCTGCTGATCATTGCAGAAGATGTTGAAGGTGAAGCGCTGGCGACACTGGTAGTGAACACCATGCGCGGTATCGTGAAAGTGGCTGCGGTGAAAGCACCGGGCTTCGGTGACCGTCGTAAAGCCATGCTGCAAGATATCGCGACGTTGACTGCGGGTACCGTGATCTCTGAAGAGATTGGTCTGGAGCTGGAAAAAGCGACGCTGGAAGATTTGGGTCAGGCTAAACGTGTTGTTATCAACAAAGACACCACCATCATCATTGATGGCGTGGGTGATGAAGTGGCAATTCAGGGTCGTGTGACTCAGATTCGCCAGCAGATTGAAGATGCAACGTCTGACTACGACAAAGAAAAACTGCAAGAGCGTGTGGCTAAACTGGCGGGCGGCGTAGCCGTTATCAAAGTTGGCGCCGCGACTGAAGTTGAAATGAAAGAGAAGAAAGCACGCGTTGAAGATGCGCTGCACGCCACTCGCGCCGCTGTTGAAGAAGGCGTTGTTGCAGGTGGTGGTGTTGCACTGATTCGTGCTGCGGCTTCTATCAGTGTATCTGGCCTGAAAGGCGATAACGAAGACCAAAACGTGGGTATCAAAGTTGCGCTGCGCGCAATGGAGTCTCCGCTGCGTCAGATCGTAATCAACGCCGGTGAAGAAGCCTCCGTGATCGCCAATACCGTTAAAGCGGGCGAAGGCAGCTACGGTTATAACGCCTATACCGAAGAATACGGCGATATGATCGCAATGGGTATTCTGGATCCGACCAAAGTAACGCGTTCTGCTTTGCAGTATGCAGCTTCTATTGCTGGTCTGATGATTACCACCGAATGTATGGTGACCGACCTGCCGAAAGGCGATGCGCCTGATTTAGGTGCTGGTGGCATGGGCGGCATGGGTGGAATGGGCGGCATGATGTAA
- the ubiC gene encoding chorismate lyase: MSDDASTLLRTISWFTEPPSVLPEHIGDWLMETSSMTQRLEKYCAQLRVTLCREGFITPQMLGEERDQLPADERYWLREVVLYGDDRPWLFGRTIVPQQTLEGSGAALTKIGNQPLGRYLFEQKSLTRDYIHTGCCEGLWARRSRLCLSGHPLLLTELFLPESPVYYTPGDEGWQVI; encoded by the coding sequence ATGTCTGACGATGCGTCAACGCTTCTGCGCACCATATCCTGGTTTACTGAACCCCCTTCGGTATTGCCTGAGCACATTGGTGACTGGCTGATGGAAACCAGTTCCATGACGCAGCGGCTTGAAAAATACTGTGCCCAACTGAGGGTCACGCTTTGTCGTGAGGGTTTCATTACGCCGCAGATGCTGGGCGAAGAGCGGGATCAACTACCGGCTGACGAACGTTACTGGCTGCGTGAAGTTGTGCTGTATGGTGACGATCGCCCCTGGCTTTTCGGCCGAACGATTGTCCCGCAACAGACGCTCGAGGGTTCTGGCGCGGCTTTGACGAAAATAGGCAATCAGCCGTTAGGTCGCTATCTGTTTGAGCAAAAATCGCTGACGCGTGATTATATTCATACCGGATGCTGCGAAGGCTTATGGGCGCGGCGTTCCCGCCTGTGTCTTTCGGGTCATCCGTTACTGTTGACTGAGCTTTTCTTACCGGAATCACCGGTTTATTACACACCTGGTGATGAAGGTTGGCAGGTAATTTGA
- a CDS encoding 4-hydroxybenzoate octaprenyltransferase: MERSVTAGKWLAYCRLMRIDKPIGSLLLLWPTLWALWLAGGGAPAPWTLFVFVAGVFLMRAAGCVINDYADRHFDGHVKRTASRPLPSGEVSEQSAKILFVVLVLLAFGLVLTLNKMTIWLSVAGLVLAWVYPFMKRVSHLPQFVLGAAFGWSIPMAYAAVSESLPATCWMMFLAYICWTVAYDTQYAMVDRDDDLKIGVKSTAILFGRFDNIIIGLLQFSMLALLLALGNITGLGIPYTISLLVAAGMFIYQQILTAGRERDACFKAFHNNKYAGMAIFIGVLFGL; this comes from the coding sequence TTGGAAAGAAGTGTTACAGCAGGGAAATGGCTGGCTTATTGTCGCTTGATGCGGATTGATAAACCGATAGGTTCTCTGCTACTGCTGTGGCCAACGCTATGGGCGCTGTGGTTGGCGGGAGGGGGAGCACCTGCACCGTGGACGCTCTTTGTTTTTGTCGCTGGTGTTTTCTTAATGCGTGCGGCGGGTTGCGTCATCAATGATTATGCCGATCGACATTTTGACGGCCATGTAAAACGCACGGCTTCTCGTCCGTTGCCCAGCGGTGAAGTGAGCGAGCAATCTGCTAAAATTCTGTTTGTTGTGCTGGTTTTGCTGGCGTTTGGTTTGGTGCTGACGCTGAATAAGATGACTATCTGGCTGTCCGTGGCGGGGCTGGTTCTGGCATGGGTCTATCCGTTTATGAAACGTGTGAGCCATCTGCCTCAGTTTGTGCTGGGTGCCGCATTCGGCTGGTCGATCCCCATGGCCTATGCTGCGGTGAGCGAAAGCCTGCCAGCAACCTGCTGGATGATGTTTCTGGCGTATATTTGCTGGACGGTGGCTTACGATACGCAATATGCGATGGTCGATCGTGATGACGACCTGAAGATCGGCGTGAAGTCTACGGCGATCCTGTTTGGCCGCTTTGACAATATCATCATCGGATTATTGCAGTTTAGTATGCTGGCGTTATTGCTGGCTTTAGGGAATATCACCGGGCTGGGAATTCCCTACACTATTTCGCTGCTGGTCGCTGCTGGGATGTTTATCTATCAGCAAATACTGACTGCCGGGCGTGAACGTGATGCCTGCTTTAAGGCATTCCATAATAATAAATATGCGGGTATGGCGATATTTATTGGCGTGCTGTTTGGCCTGTAG